The Humulus lupulus chromosome 4, drHumLupu1.1, whole genome shotgun sequence genome has a window encoding:
- the LOC133829194 gene encoding uncharacterized protein LOC133829194 → MRVLNDEVDDIDNAYEEAQDRSSLSANKFNFNDLYVSDDDDSENESALEIQPYLMEETGLVEGGLMELTSEHQLGVKEEIRNKIFTIESDLMSENEKVSSAFL, encoded by the exons ATGCGTGTTCTCAATGATGAGGTGGATGACATTGACAATGCATATGAGGAAGCTCAAGATAGAAGCTCCCTTTCTGCTAATAAGTTTAATTTTAACGACCTTTATGTTAG TGATGATGACGACTCTGAGAATGAGTCAGCACTTGAAATTCAGCCATACTTGATGGAAGAAACAGGATTGGTGGAAGGAGGTTTGATGGAGCTAACCAGTGAACATCAGCTTGGGGTCAAG GAGGAGATTAGGAACAAAATTTTTACAATAGAGTCAGATCTGATGAGTGAAAATGAAAAGGTTTCTTCTGCATTTCTTTGA